A window from Garra rufa chromosome 14, GarRuf1.0, whole genome shotgun sequence encodes these proteins:
- the fbxo46 gene encoding F-box only protein 46, whose translation MNRDTFSHIRLWCPRPFGTYSQNKPYSNGTICNGTTTTHCKADDSGLTTIENHGVSEEQDEDVGSENTPPDATSTLLAPPLPASPSPNSQMEDGRVLLDTWYVIKPGNTKEKIAFFVAHQCNGAGIPRPSAMKVKGNWATDCTKAKRRRRCSSYEPPTRAQNVVVDVPTESNSTEEGVGVSETDLLSVAEMVALVEQRTALALQGMVAQGQTSPYTVHQKPVVILSDPPSSTPASQSDFDLLQQQQESRRVAQAVAQFESRQQNLDSTTLRPELNSQDRVHTGDSVGGAPSHGRGEVRIAFRVSSLDPRTQSEPVGRPKCMFMSCGVGGGQAGTRSKEKITCDLYQLVSPSSRDPGALLAGSPKTDPLGESLTDRPSSTTPDPNQDPASGEKAAVARERVTGFHVEVVVTGAVDQCVFYGKDSTENVQEETVCFAMPNGANSTDASEDPPPGQLFFLQPPATEDESCSAVNSGMRSLDCANNNGPVGATVERPDSPLATVDDCSDPPLCRLYRHVSHDFLEIRFQIQRLLEPRQYMLSLPDHIMVNIFSYLPTHSLAALKCTCHDFKTLIETYGVRATDSRWNQDPLYRDDPCKQCKRQYERGDVSLCRWHPKPYHHDLPYGRSYWMCCRRTDKDTPGCRVGLHDNNWVQPCELVQARAKRDDGR comes from the coding sequence ATGAACCGTGACACCTTTTCCCACATCCGGCTGTGGTGCCCACGCCCCTTCGGCACCTACTCGCAGAATAAGCCATACAGCAATGGTACAATCTGCAACGGAACAACCACTACCCACTGCAAGGCTGATGATTCGGGGCTTACAACCATAGAGAACCATGGAGTCAGTGAGGAGCAGGACGAGGATGTTGGCAGTGAAAACACTCCACCAGATGCTACATCTACCCTTCTGGCTCCACCACTACCTGCTTCACCCTCTCCGAATTCACAGATGGAGGATGGCAGGGTACTGCTTGATACCTGGTATGTCATCAAACCAGGCAACACCAAGGAGAAAATTGCCTTCTTTGTAGCTCACCAGTGTAACGGTGCTGGAATTCCCAGGCCTAGTGCCATGAAAGTCAAGGGAAACTGGGCTACTGATTGTACCAAGGCCAAGCGCCGTCGTCGCTGTTCTTCTTATGAACCTCCCACTAGAGCTCAAAATGTTGTTGTCGATGTACCCACAGAATCTAACTCGACGGAGGAAGGTGTTGGAGTGAGCGAGACGGATTTGCTCTCTGTGGCTGAAATGGTGGCTCTTGTTGAACAGCGTACAGCCTTGGCTCTTCAAGGTATGGTAGCGCAGGGACAAACTAGTCCTTATACAGTCCATCAGAAACCGGTTGTAATCCTTTCAGATCCCCCTTCATCTACACCAGCTTCTCAAAGTGACTTTGATCTGCTGCAGCAACAGCAGGAATCTCGACGGGTCGCTCAGGCTGTTGCACAGTTTGAATCTCGGCAGCAGAATCTCGACAGTACAACTTTGCGGCCTGAGCTGAATTCACAAGACCGCGTTCACACTGGCGATTCTGTGGGTGGTGCTCCAAGTCATGGACGAGGGGAAGTACGAATCGCTTTCCGGGTGTCAAGTCTGGACCCTCGCACCCAGTCAGAACCTGTCGGCCGGCCCAAATGCATGTTTATGAGTTGTGGAGTTGGAGGGGGGCAAGCAGGAACCAGGAGCAAAGAAAAGATTACTTGCGACCTCTACCAATTGGTCAGTCCATCATCTCGAGATCCAGGCGccctcctggctggctcgccaaaGACTGATCCTCTCGGAGAAAGCCTCACTGACAGGCCTTCCTCCACAACGCCAGATCCTAACCAAGACCCTGCCTCAGGAGAGAAGGCAGCAGTTGCCCGAGAGCGGGTGACTGGCTTCCACGTTGAGGTTGTGGTCACGGGTGCAGTAGACCAATGTGTCTTCTATGGGAAGGACAGCACAGAGAATGTTCAAGAAGAGACTGTATGTTTTGCTATGCCCAATGGGGCTAATTCAACTGATGCCTCAGAGGACCCACCTCCTGGCCAGCTGTTCTTTCTGCAGCCACCAGCTACTGAAGATGAGAGTTGCTCAGCAGTAAACAGCGGGATGCGGTCTTTAGACTGTGCAAACAACAATGGGCCAGTCGGGGCTACTGTAGAGAGGCCAGATTCCCCACTGGCAACCGTGGATGATTGTTCAGATCCTCCGTTGTGCCGCCTCTACCGTCATGTCTCCCATGACTTCCTTGAGATTCGCTTTCAGATCCAGCGGCTTCTGGAACCACGGCAATACATGCTCTCGCTTCCAGACCATATCATGGTCAATATCTTCAGCTACCTGCCCACCCATTCGCTAGCGGCCCTCAAATGCACCTGCCATGACTTCAAGACCCTGATCGAGACCTACGGCGTGCGGGCTACAGACTCTCGCTGGAACCAGGACCCACTGTACCGTGACGACCCCTGCAAGCAGTGCAAGCGGCAGTATGAGCGGGGAGATGTGTCGCTCTGCCGCTGGCACCCGAAACCTTACCACCACGACTTGCCTTATGGACGCTCCTACTGGATGTGTTGTCGGCGCACCGATAAGGACACACCTGGCTGTCGAGTTGGGCTACACGATAACAACTGGGTACAGCCATGCGAGCTGGTTCAGGCCCGCGCCAAAAGAGACGATGGGAGGTAA
- the coq8b gene encoding atypical kinase COQ8B, mitochondrial, with translation MKAEVDKGLQKVLEEELGPGWKEKLSSFEEKPFAAASIGQVHHGVLPDGREVAMKIQYPGVAESIRSDINNLMSVLKMSVVLPDGLFADSSLEVLQRELAWECDYKREAECAKRFRNLVKGDPVFVVPEVFDELSSRRVITMELVHGVPLDRCVDLNQETRNEICFNILQLCLRELFEFRFMQTDPNWSNFFYNSEQNKIFLLDFGACRDYPESFTDDYIEVVHAASIGDRATVLQKSKDLKFLTGFEAKAFEDAHVEAVMILGEAFASAEAFDFGTQSTTQRIQSLIPVMLRHRLTPPPEESYSLHRKMAGSFLICSKLKARISCRDMFLDVYNAYQRKRQERSTQV, from the exons ATGAAAGCTGAGGTCGATAAGGGTTTGCAG AAAGTACTTGAGGAGGAGCTAGGGCCTGGATGGAAGGAGAAACTCTCATCATTTGAGGAAAAACCCTTTGCTGCTGCCTCCATTGGTCAAGTGCATCATGGAGTTTTGCCTGATGGGAGGGAAGTTGCTATGAAGATACAG TACCCTGGTGTTGCTGAGAGCATTCGTAGTGACATAAACAATCTCATGTCTGTTCTGAAGATGAGTGTTGTGCTGCCTGATG GTCTATTTGCTGACAGTAGTCTTGAGGTTCTTCAGAGGGAGCTGGCTTGGGAGTGTGACTACAAGAGAGAGGCAGAGTGTGCAAAACGATTCAG GAATTTGGTTAAAGGAGATCCAGTGTTTGTGGTCCCTGAGGTTTTTGATGAGTTGTCGAGTCGTCGTGTGATCACCATGGAACTAGTTCATGGAGTTCCACTGGACCGCTGTGTTGATTTGAATCAAGAGACTAGAAATGAG ATCTGTTTCAACATCCTGCAGTTGTGTTTGAGAGAGCTGTTTGAGTTCCGCTTCATGCAGACAGACCCTAACTGGTCCAACTTCTTCTATAATAGTGAACAGAACAAG ATATTTCTGTTGGACTTCGGAGCCTGCCGAGATTATCCAGAGTCATTTACAGATGATTACATAGAG GTGGTTCATGCCGCATCAATCGGAGACAGGGCTACTGTTCTGCAGAAATCTAAAGATCTGAAGTTCCTTACTGGGTTTGAAGCCAAG GCCTTCGAGGATGCACACGTGGAGGCAGTTATGATCCTCGGCGAAGCGTTTGCATCTGCTGAAGCGTTTGACTTTGGCACTCAGAGTACCACACAGCGCATCCAGAGCCTGATTCCTGTCATGCTTCGACACCGTCTCACTCCTCCTCCAGAAGAGTCTTACTCTCTGCACCGCAAAATGGCTGGCTCATTCCTCATCTGTTCCAAGCTGAAGGCCCGCATTTCCTGCAGAGATATGTTCCTTGATGTTTACAATGCCTACCAACGTAAGCGACAGGAAAGATCCACCCAGGTTTAG